A DNA window from Anastrepha ludens isolate Willacy chromosome 6, idAnaLude1.1, whole genome shotgun sequence contains the following coding sequences:
- the LOC128865775 gene encoding uncharacterized protein LOC128865775 — MKIIALVCVLFAFIARAYSASTTWGVQNTTDIIVLNQNIQYPAVRNTVQTLYFNVPASYQSNSKVISAIYLQDQFKNSSGPTNTLVWGGPGWTFATIQMKTQSSYGLNVTFLVYGR, encoded by the exons atgaaaattattgcgtTGGTTTGTGTGCTCTTTGCCTTCATCGCTAGGGCCTATTCGGCGAGCACAACCTGGGGCGTACAAAACACCACTGACATTATTGTCCTGAACCAAAATATACAATACCCAGCTGTTCGCAATACTGTGCAGACGCTGTACTTCAATGTTCCAGCATCG taTCAAAGTAATAGCAAAGTAATCAGCGCTATTTACCTGCAagatcaatttaaaaatagttctGGTCCAACAAACACTTTGGTTTGGGGTGGCCCCGGCTGGACTTTCGCAactatacaaatgaaaactCAATCTAGCTATGGTCTCAATGTCACTTTTCTTGTTTATGGcagataa